The genomic stretch TTCTTGTTTATTTAGCCTACAAAGTAAATCATTTAGTCTTCTCTACAAAATGAGCCAATATTGAATATGTGAAGCAGGCAACTAAAATAAGAGATGAGATTTAGAGATCTGTGCTTTGAAATTGTGTAcctgctgctgttcctgcagctTCCTCTAGCAATGTTTGCTCTAGCTTTGAAAGGCAATGTTTTCATCCCTTCAGAACTGCAAAAGCATTACGGTAAGGGGCTGGTATATCATGACACGCACACAGTTTTGAAAGTTTAACCCAGTTCTCTGGATTCGTCGATGGGCTCCTGGTGAGGCCAATGAAAACATGGAGGAGGAGAGCTTTCCCTGCCAGCCGCGCTGCTCAGATCCTGCAGGGAAGACAAGAAATGCCAGTAAGGTCGCAGCAGGCTCTTCTGCACTGCCCAGGCAGAGAGGAGCAGTCACAGTGTACCGGGTCACTCTGCACCATGGCTACCCCTACGGGTATGGGGTGCTACTCTTCAGCACTTGCACCCTTCTGGATTCCAAGCCAGCAGTGGTTTTGTAGAGGCTTTTGGCCTTTGCATCCTCCCTCATCATATCATGTGTCTATCAAGCTTTCTTGCTGGCTGTTGCTGCAGTGTATTGCATTTAAACTATGTTTACACATTGCAGGTCATGTAAGCAAGAGATGTAAACTTTGCTTCTTGACCTAAAGCACTTTTGACCTAAGAACTGTCATTTCCTGATGTGACCTGACATGGGAATCCAAGCATTTCTTATTCAAAAGACTCTCTCTTGAAAATGAGAGTTAGATTCTGAAAACAGCCCCTGCAAACCACACTGGCTGTTGTGAAGAGCTCTTTCATGCCCACCTCACCAgccccttccttttcttctgctcAGGTAGTGCTGCCATCTTTGGATACCTCCCAGAACACACCTAGTTTTCTTTCCCAAATTTAGCTCCCATCCACAACTGCTATCTGTATCTAGCATGAGGTCTGCAGCCTTCTGGAAACCACTAGCTGCTGATAAATCTCGGCAGTTGAGATATTTGATGTTCTTGCTTTAAATATCAAGCAAGGTCTTTAATCCTCCTTCTCTGAGGGAATTTGTTCAGTGGCCCCAGATGCATGTAGGACAGCAACATGCCCCTGAAAATACTTTGTTAATTTGTGCAGCTTTGCCTTCTCCCTCTCCACCTTGCAATGAGGTTTTCTGACACTGAGAGACCTTCCACGGGCTAGCAGTGATGGGAACTCACCCCTTGCTTACCTGACTCCATTGCCCCATGACTTAATAAGGTCGAAAATTCCTGGTAGGGTAGAGGCCAGTCTTCTGCACCCCAAAGGCTGTGATGAAGATGTTGAGGATGACTGTGATGAAGATGAGAGCTGTGGCAGCGTTGTTGAGTATATTCAGGCGGGGTTGCTTTGCAACATCATTCAGGTTCAAACGAGCTGTGCAATACAATGCAATAAGAAAAGGAGATTTGTAGCTTGACTCCGAGTCCCCCAGCCTCCATAAGCCTTCTCTGCCTGGCAAATGTCCATGGTGCCCCTGGGCACTGCAGCCACAGACCCACAGAGAGGGAATAGTCCCAGGAACTTTACAGGGGCCACAGCTTGCCCTAGGATGACAAAGGAGGatggagcagaggaaaaatatCTTTGTGGCATGTCTTTGTTTTGCCATGGAGGTGCCACGGCCCTCCAATGGGCCAACTCTAAATAGCCAAATTACTGCTCCATGGTAGCCAGGCATGTGCCATGTGACTCCCCCACTGCATGGCCATGGGACATGGCAAGCGAGGGCTGGATGATATGGGGGGACAAGGTCAGCAGCAACTTTGTACTCAGATTGGGAGGCCAGTTTCTCCTTGACACCCAGATCTCATATATGTGCTGTCACAGCTATCAACCCCCGCCTTGCCCCCAGACCAAGAGGAATCTGGGTACATGAATGGGACCAGCCCTAGCTGATGGGCATTGATCAGTTTAGACACAGGAACTCTCAGGTTACTGGGGCTGTCTGGCCAATAAGCCATGCAAATGGCAGCATGTGGCTCCCTGTCCTCGGTTGTGGTGCCCTGTCCCCCTTCTCCTCACAGCTGGCTCCAGCCACTGCAGCTGCCATGTGGGGCAGGGGAAGTAACACATCACAGGATTTCCCATAGCCTCCAAACCCATGTCCCacgtaaaaaaacccacatagaGTATACAGGAAAAGGCAGTGTTCTGCAGACTTTTAATACTGGGCATGTGTGGAGGCTGAAATACAGCAATTCCTGTATCAGATGGAACACTGGGCAAGCCTGTTTGACATGCTGGTGTTAACGTACTGTCTGTATGGCACTAGGAGAACTGTGGGATTGGTTAAATGTGAGGTTAGTATGGGGAATACTTCCACCTAAATTGTTCTGTTAGGCCCCAGCTTGAGTGAGGTGAAAGATATAGCTAAAATGTATTATTTGCAGGAGCTGCATGAAGGGACACATTAGAGGATGGGCAGCAAGAGGCCCaaaacccagctctctccctgcaACAGGGATTCATCAGTGGGGAAGTGAAGGAAGAATAGCGCTCATAGCTgagaaaaacccaacccactcCCCACTTTGAAAAACGGTAACACAGACCTCCCCACTGTCCACATCAAGCTGTCTTCAACCCTTCCGCAGCCCTGGTTGGAGCCAGGGGGAATGATTTAGGAGAAGAGGATTCTTCTTTCCACCCCTTTGCCAGCCAAGCCACCGGATGCCCTGCCCCTTTAGCATCCTGCAAGGGTGGGTGTGCCTTAGCGGCTGCCTTACCAGTGATGATGAGGAGAATCCCGATCATCACCTGGAAGAAGAGAGAGATGCTGATGAGCACGATGAGGGTGGTGTAATACTGGAAGGAAgtcccctgctccagcactgctTTGAGCTGCGTGACGTTCGCCATGAACAATGCCACGTCCAGCATGCTCTCTGCCACGCTCTTCTTTGTTGCGTAGTGGTTGATGTTCATCGGCCCATTAATCCGGAGCTGAGAATTCATGCCCTGGGGAGACAGGAGAAACCACATGAGCTGGTACAATTGCTAAGCTGACAGACCTGTCTGTGTCAAAtgtgctgctgcctccccatgggGTTTATCTAGAAAGCCTGGGAAAGAGTCAAAGTTGCATGTTTCAAAAATGTTGAAAGTACCCAGCTTCCCCTCACAGTCACCTCATGATATTAATAAGCACAAGATACTTGTGGTGATCAAGAGCTCAGCAAGGTTAGAAAAATACGGGGTATTTTTGTGGAAAACAAACTTGTCCAGAGTTACAATAATGTAGATTACCCAGAGCCAGGGATTTTGCAAGAAATATTAAATTCTCTTCCTTCAGGGCACAGATAAGCTTCAGAGGGGATTAGAGAGAGATCTTCTCTTTGGGTTGGTGTTCAAAGGATTGTCAGTAGCTGGGCTTTATATCTCCCCTGAACACTTTTTGCTAGTTACTGTCTTAGACAAGATGCTAGAGTAGATGggacatttttgtttctgaaaccaGGGACAGTATTTCTTCAAAACATCTGTCACTGAAACACACCAAGACAAGGAGTGGGAACCATCACATCTAACTTTAAATAATTATTCAGGCACATTTTTTATCAATGGAAAGAAACAGGTGTTTACAAGGGATAAATCACCTGGTTGCCCTTAACCTAACTGCAAGCTATAGATCATCTTGTTGCTTGATCCAAATggtgaaaaacacattttaaaagggaGTGATAGTTTTCAATTCACCTATAGTGTCATCAGCAGGTAATAAACCACCAGCAAAGGCAAGAACTACAAAAGATTTGGATATATCTGCAACAGGCTACGATCTTCTTtctaagaaagaaagaaggaaagaaagaaggaaagaaagaaggaaggaaagaaggaaagaaagaaagaaagaaagaaagaaagaaagaaagaaagaaagaaagaaagaaagaaagaaagaaagaagaaaagatgctTCCACATAAGCCTCATGTCAGCTGTAGTGAAGACCAGCAGCCTTGCCCTCTGTACGGTCTGATGGATAACCTTTTACATCTGGAGATAAGGGTCAGGTGGGGGACTGAGGTGACATTTCTTGCTCAGAGTGGTGGAAGAGCTTTCTCCAGGTGCATACTGGAAGTAGGACTGTGCTACATCAAATGGTAAATCCTATTTTAGTCCTTTTGTACCAGATAAGGTACAAAATGTAATACTTCATCCATGCTCCAAGTATGACACTAGAGGAGGTTTATGGCTAGTGCTTCATGCTGCTGTCTCTGGTCTCTTTGTGCATCAGTGTGCAAGAGTGGCTTTTTCTGTGCTGGGGTGGGAGTGTGAGCAAAGTCAGGGATTGTTGGAGAATGCCTGTGGTTGTGTGTCTGACACTGAAATTAGGACTGAATTTCAGAAGGGGGTTGCGGCCTGTGCCAGCATTCATCCTCACATGAGAAAGATGCAAAGTAAAAAGCAGCCAGGAAGGACTATGTCCAATTTGAACTATTGGTGAACTGTGATGCCTAAGAAGGGGCTGGATTGGGGTAGGAAAGtacttttggggatttttttctttgataccTTAAAGCATGTAATTCTTGTGGGTTCTAACAGTAAACTGACTATGGTTAAGTGGCTCCTTTGCAAAGCCTGTATTTCTTGCTGTGGAAGGTAGAAGCTAAAAGATACTGGAAGAAGATAAAAGTAGAAGTCTAGAGAGCTGGTAAGGACTCTAAAGCAGTGCGTAGGGGTTCAAGATTTCCTAAATGTTACTGTCTGGGGCAGAATAGAGGTATCTCACATCTTGAGGAAAGGAGGCCAGCAAAAGGTCAGATCCTGGGAATATGTTTTTAAAACCTATATTTAGGTACTGCCCCCTCTCAGTTGGTTTAAAAGCACATGATCTTGTTTCAACAGAGTGCTACCCATACCAAGTGGTGCAAGGTTTGAGATTTGACCCCTTTCAtgtgttttcttccttgttcCTGAAGAGTCAGCCCTCCTCTCCGCAGTGTCACAAGGCTGGGCATTGATAGTTTATCTCTGTGTAATGATGAGTTAAGGGTGAGAGAACAAGGACGTTGTACAAACAAGACAGAGCTTTTGTTAAAAGAGTGACTGGTACAAGGAGGCTGAGACATCTGTTCCCAGTTGCTTATGTGGAAACAAATAAAGCAAGTCAGGAGCTCTTGTTCAATGAAAACACATCCTCCTTTTGAGCTGCCCCCACGTTCCTTTACCTGGAGTGTGAAATGGGGCAGAGTTACAACATATGGAGCTCTGTGTCCCAGATGATCAGGCAATGAAAATAGAAAGCTTTCACATGGTCTTTTCTTGTATGGATTAGTGCAGTGGCATATTCCCTTGTTTGGGACATGATACTACAGGCAGGGACAGCCACCGCTCTCCGTTGTGGAGTCACTGGATCTAGGAAACCCTTACACTGAGCAATGAAAAACTGTGATTCTTGTTTCAAAGTTCTGTCAGCTTAGTAGATCCACAAATGTGGCCAAAAGGTTACTGGATGATGAAAGCTGGACACCAAGCTTTCACTTAGGCAGCTTAATCAATGAGTTTGTGGGAGTCATTATGATGACAGCTAAAGTTAGAGAAATCCAGCTCCTGTATGGATTTGGTCCTTACAGAGTATTCTGCCTAGTCCAGCAGCTATGAATGCAAGCCTGGAGTCTCAAAAACAAGAGGCTTAAACAAACCAGGAGCCTTCGGAGACCCACCATTTCAATTAATGCAGGAGGATGGCTTTGCTTGGGATGCCTGGTGCCATAGCTGTTGCCAGCTAACCACTGCATTGCTGGAGTATGAACACGTCTGTGACTCTTTTTCTGAGCTGCCACAATGCATGCACAGCTTTCCAATATGGGAccatttctgcttttactttgtCTTAAAGTTTAGTCCTGTAAACTGCTGCAGCTCAGGAGCTGATTCGCAAGCGACTCTGGTTTCCTTGCAGCAGGTTCCCCAGACAGCTGTGGGGGGTTACATGGGATTGTTGGGGAGATTAAATTACTCCCTTTTGGTGAACAGAGCCCTAAGTGAAGTCACAGAACGTACCTGAAGGCTCATCAAAGTGATTTATGTCATCAGGCTAGAGTTGGTGTCTTTATGGTCACTGTGAAATTGTTCCCTTCTGAGAGTGGGgattgctgcctttttttctctgtattgtgCCAAACAGAAGAAACCTGGATCTGGCAGTCAGACACCAAATTCATCTTGCAGGCATTGTTGCGGAGCTAGCATGTCTGCTGGAAAATAGCACCTACCTGTATGCAGCACGTTCCCAAGATGGGGATGCATCATTATTGCCCTCTTTTTGAGGGTAGGGAAATAAGGACTTGAAAAAATACAGTCCAGTCACAACAGCACTGGCTGAACTGGCGTTGGAGCTCGGCTCCTGTGTCCCATTTCCGGATGTTTTGGCTTTCTACAGGGGACAGCCTCTTCCCCTGCAAAGACTCTGCTGACTTCAGTCTGACCTCAGGCAAATcccctttctgcttccttttgtGTAAACGTGGCACAGCGATACAGATCACTCCAGGGGCTGAGTGAGGCACCCTGTTATGTTTTGTAAGTTAGAGACTATACTCTTACTGAAAGAGTGCGCACgcacacaaaaatatttactcTCAAtgctattgttatttttaattttcgtATGAATTACAGACAGAAGAGTCAATATCACCACAAGCGTaggattttttccttcttcttctttttaaacttgatctcttttttttctgtagggagCTGGCAGGTCCCAGGGCCTGTAAAACCTGGCTCTGGCACCAGAGGGCATGCTGAGCTCCACAGCTCACTGAAGCTACCTGaaaaatttccactgaaattagtTTTCCATGgaaattctttgctttttattacgcatttatttttacaagtaAGAGCtactttcttctgaaaacttttGGAGGAGATTAAtctaaatatttctttccaaagcTTCCATATTTTGTGCTGAGAGTAGCACAGAGCTTTCTTAAAGCTACTTGGACAATTTCTACAgaattttcagtttctctgttgtatttttcaaggcagaaagaaaaaatacagagcagaTCTAATTGCAAATCTCTGTGCTTTGTGGATTTTGTGACCCTCTCCCCAGGGGACAACAGCCTGAAAGAGACAGTGGGACAGCATGAGCTCACAAGTATGAGAATGATAATCCTCTTCATGGGAGCGCTGTGGCAGAGGGGGATGTCTGGGGAGAAACTATATTATTGGCCATTAGTTCCAAGGGAAATACTGGAGGATGCCAGAGAAAACAGAGACATGAATGCAGGCTGTGCACTCAGAGGGGTAGGTGCAGAGACGCCCATCACGGGGATCCTGGCCGATAAACAGCCGGCCGCACACAGGCGAGCACACGCAGCATCAGGCACCTGGGAAAAAACGGGGTATTTTTCCACAGTATTTGCCAGTTGGCATCTTTAGAAGTACTTTGTAAACATCGCTTGATGAAGGTTAAAGTGCACAGAAAGTCATCATCTTGCAAGGTAAGAGAGGAACACAGTTCCCTTTATATGGGCAGAAAGCAGAGCGGTTACAGGCCCTGCTCTCAATCAATACTGCTACTTTTAAGTGCAGTTATTAGCTACTCTACTGTTCCAGGGGAGCTCACTCCCTGCAGCTCCTAACCACCTCACTTGGGATGAAGAGAgccaattttaatatttttggcCTACATGCCAGTCCTAGGCACAGGCAGCATCAGTGGCAGCACTAGGAATAGTAGCGATTACCAGACATCTGCCCACTGCACGAGTTGGACTTCCATCACAGAGCTGTACCTGTCAGCttgcaggcagggaagcaggtTTGTGCACAGCCACGCATGTGCAACAGAAAGGGATACATGTGGAATACTTTGGTCAACTATTGCAAACTCTGCAAGGCTGGTTTTCTCCAATTTGGCACAACAGCAAGCATCTTGGCTGCATTTCATGAACAAAAGTAATAGTAAACTTCGTCATggatgctgcaggcagaaggaaaaCTGAGTGTTCAGGGCCAGTCCCCCTCTTCCACCTCTGTAGAGGCTGTCAGCTAGTCCAGTTGTGcttagggttttttcctgttACTATAGCTATCTGTTCTGCTTGCAAAGGATCGTGTTTGGAGCCAAATGGTTGTGTTGCCTTCAATTCATAATGGATAAATCCCAGAAAATAAATCAGGGATGATTTCCTGGTATCTGAGGCTCTCCCCATGTACAGACTGGTCCTGATGAAGATCTTTCTCTGAGATGTTCCTACGCTTCTGTGACAGGTCACTGCTCAGGGTAACAGAAGGCTCACTGACACTGATGGTTTGGATGAGAGCTCTCCAACCAAAAGTAACTTCCAGGAGCTGAGAGCCGGTGCCTCTTCAAAGTGGAGGCCTAGCAAATGGCAGGCACAGATCCTGTGTGCTTGCTAAGCACTGTTCATGTTCTGTAGTCTCACTAAACTCCCACTCTCCATTTGCTTTATCTGCCTTCTATGTCTCATCTCCGACCCACAAGCAAACTTGGTGAGCTCTCTTGGGCAGCAATGTCACCACAGTGCAGCACTTAGGACCTTCATCCTTGAGCTAAGGAGTGCCCAGGTGGGACACTAGTATCGCTGAAGGGATGACAGTGAGAGTTGGGTGAGAGTGCCAGGAGAGCCTCTCCGATTTACCCAGCTGGAAGGCTGGCCTTGTATCCTCATTAATCAACTTCCCAAAATGAGGCCATGCAAGAGCAGGAGGCCAACAGCAAAACCTAACACCATGCAGATCTGAAGGGTTGGAAGTGGGTAGGGAAGCTGGGCAGCCAGGGGACTGGtggggggagcagaggagaggagcaggggTGAGTCACGAGGTAGCAGAGCCCCCGGAGAGCTGGGGTGCCTCTCCTCGCCCTTGCCCTCCGGCTGACACGGCAGTTGGTTCCGCTTCCTGGCTGGCTGCAGCACTCGCAGCCTGCAGAGACCTGCTTGTCACATCAAGTGTGCATGCTCTGCTCTCCATTCTCCCTTTACATGCTTCTGCTCATCTCTTATTCATCCTGCAGACCTTCTCTGCCCCTGTCTGCATCTGCTGTTCAGCTCCTCCTCTCTCCTGTCATTCTCTTCCTCTATTCTTTCCTCCAGACTTTTCTCACCCTGTGCCtttcatcttgtcttttttttcacattttttcctgcTATTGAGCAATTCTCTGTTATGCACCCCCTTCCTTGGGCTgctcactctctttttctcccccaaTCTTTTCTCCCTTTGGCAGTTTGTGCTGCTGTATGGCAAATTTCCTGAATCTGTTCACTCTCAGACGCCACTCACGGCTTCCTATGCTACAGGGCAACATAAATTATGTATTGCTCAAATAACTGTCGTACCAAATCTATATTAAACTCCCTTGTTAAGTGTATTTATGATACTGAATTGAAGGGATCCAGGAATTGACTGGCAGGCCGCAGGGCTGAGCTggaataaaagataatttttcttttccggGTAGCTGGGATGAGAACAAGGTGGGAAGGGCAGTGACATTGGTAGAGGAGCCTCCATCCATAGCTCAGAAGCAGTTAGTGGGTTTGGGGGCTCAAGAACTGCTTGGCACCAGCAGTTACAATGTGCTGATGCATGATCTCTGATTGCTGAACAGAAGCGATTGGGTGTGTATGTGAGGGGGGACATGACAGCTCTTTGAATGTATGGAGTTGGGAGTGCATTCAAAAGGATTAGTGGGAACAATTATTTCCAAAGCCAGGATATAGAAGCTGGAGCCTATTCAAATCACTAGTGTTTAGCATCCAGGGAAGTTTTACCCCAGTGTTTGGAgggggtgagaaaaaaaaaatgcaagggaCTACTAAAAACAGctttacaagaaaaaattaaaagtaggTTAGCAGAGAAAATTAGTTTATAAAAAATGGAAGAGCAGCCGGGAGGCACAACAGTAACTACTGCATTGTGCTTACAAAGCTAAACATGTTAAGATGAATAAATCCCCAAGCTGGATGGCTTATAGcccaaaatattaagaaaagCTGGGCCTGATTGCAGGCTGCTGCCAGATCCAAATAGCAAATGtgtttatataaataattttaatacaaaacattCCTAAAGCAAGGTCCTAAATTTGAACTTCTTCCAAGTCTAACGGTGTTTGCATCCAAAGCTGAGGGGTCAGGTTGATTTCTAAAACTGAAGGAGCATAGTAACAGCTGTACTGGATCAGACCAAAGATCCAACTCCCCTCTGACTGTGGTTTATAGCAGATGtgtagggtaaaaaaaaaaaaaaaaagaaaaaattatttaaatcttaGAATGGGACAAGCATAACAACAGTCCCTCATGCTCTGTTCACCCAGTGGCCTGTAACTCTGTATACAGAACCATCTCATCCCTGGTCTGATGTTGCTTTTCATATGAGGAAGCCCAAGGCTAATTTGTCATTTGTTGTGTGGCTTAGGGCATCCTACTTGATCCTCCCTGGATCTTGGTTTCCTCAACTGTGAAGTAATGAGAATGCTCACATAGGTGATGTGTAGGGAGAGAGATGCCTTAAGATCTATTGTAGAAGTGCAGTATCTGCAGTGTTGCATAtctaaaaaaaatacacatggaCTGAATTCATCATGAAAGTAAGCCACTGAAGCTGATGAAATTAGGTAGGTGATTTTTCTTATTCCCAGGGGGCTTTACATCTTGCAGTATTTCCCAGGTAAACCTCACTCTAAGGCACTGGAGTTCCGGTTCATCTGGAGATTTTGACATGTATGTGTCCCGGGTCACCCTCTGAGTGCTCGGGGCTCTCTGCAGAAAGGAAGCTGTGAGAGTCTGGAtggaaggaggagagaaatgaCTGAGGGTTTGAACAGAGGCAGGGCTGATGAAATCACATCCATAGAGTGACACTCAGAGGTTTTAGTCCCTCTATTATTTATAAGGTCTTTCATCCGCAAagcattttttccagtttcatgTGTAGTAACACTCTCAGTGTCTTTGTCCCGCGAGTCAGTGTCTGTCTCCTATTGCAGTGCTCACCAGCATCTCCAAATAGATCCTGCTGATTTAGTCTCACCTGGGTGCATAGtattctcttttttcaaaactgCCAGGCTTAGCTTCCTCCTCTGCCAGGAAATTGAGCCAATCTCTGGATGTAAAAAGGCTGAATTTGCAGATTTTGTTCAGAACTGGCACACCTTGAGTTGTGTCAGTTCACAGCTGGGCATCTGGCCTTAGGCCATAAggagaggttaaaaaaaataatgctattGCTGATCTAAACTTTCATAAATCCTTAATTTCaattgtttggtggtttgggttggtttttttttttttcccaaactagGCCAAACTAGGTATTGCATACATAAACTAGTGAGGTAGTAACTGGGGTTAGAGGGGCAGATACTTGCAGTCAGCAATGGACTTCAGGGTAGTGAAGTCTGCAGAGCGGCATCCCAGGTCTATGCTAGGCTGCTTGAGAATGCCGGTTTAGAACCAACATCGGCTCTCAATGGAAAGATTTTAAACACGTTAGGAATGCTCTAACAAATGGCTGTTGCGTTTTAACATGAGAAACTGCAAAGTGATGCATGGCTAGGGCTGTTCAGATTCAATCAGTGTTCACGCCCTTCCGTTAAGCTCTGTCTTGCCGGGCTGCCTCTAGCCTGGGAGCCTGCAGTGCCGAGGAGGGCTGCTATTGCCTCGCCGGGGCAATGGGTAGCCTGGAGAGGACGTGAGGTGCCGTGCCTGGACGGAGGATGGCTGTGTTCTCAGCGGCGTGTGGGGGAGCACCTCTGAGTACCGCTGAGCACATCCCTGGCGTCTCTGCGAGCCTGGCTGAAGGACTGACATGTTTGTTTGCTCGGGGTTTAGTGTTGCTTTGTGTGGGGTGAATACATTAGCATTTCTGCTTGTGGTTTGGTTATTGTCTGACTGAGGCTATTGCTCCTGTTCTTAGATTGAGTATGGCAAGTCATTTAGCTACGTTTTAGAGGGCTTCACTGCTGCTGTGGCTACAGTGGGCAAGAATGGGGCTGTGCGGGTAAAGGCACTTCTAGGAGTTGGAGAGGTCTGATCTTGGTTCTAAGCTGTGTTGTAATTTCTGTCTTTGTAAAAATGGGGATGAAACTATTTTAGTTCTCATATTAAGAGCTTCCCAGCCCAagaaaatgcctctttttttttttttttttttttaattttttaatttaatgtgtaCAGTAACTAGTACAATGGAGCTCTGGTCTCAGTCAGAGCCTCTTATCCTAACTCTATTAGAGACAAAAAGATAGGAGGTTCCTCAAAATTTAACTGAATCTTTAATAGGATTTATTGTTAGCTTGTGCAGAGCCTTTACACATGTAACtattactgtttttttaataagtgaaCCAGCTGAGAAGCCAAAAGGCATCATCACAGATCAGTGAAGGATGGCAGAGTACAGAATGAGACCAGTGTCCTGCCCTTGAGTCTCTTGCTTTCACTACAAAGCTTCACTTACCTGGCAGCAGTCATGGATGATTACCAGCAACTATAAGTACTCTGTTTTTTCAGGACAATATATGAGCATAGCTAATTTCTGAAGTAACCAGTACAGAGCTTTTCTGTCTCCTACGCTTGCTACTGTATATTCAAGATGTATATTCAAGTTTCTTAACTGAGTATGGATTCACTGGCTTAAATGTCATTTCTCCTTCAAGTTGCAAAGCATTGAGCAGTTTAGGCATGCATTGCTTCAGAAAGGTCAGTATGAAGAAGGACTGAGTCAAGAAGATACTAGAAACAAATTCCTATGAGAGAAGGCAACCGGTTTTCACCTGTATCCTATGGACAATTCGAGATGTCTGCTTCTTAGGCATCCTCAAAAGGCAACTAAGAAAAGTGAGCTCATATATGCAAGACAGGTCTTGAACATATACATG from Athene noctua chromosome 3, bAthNoc1.hap1.1, whole genome shotgun sequence encodes the following:
- the NINJ2 gene encoding ninjurin-2 isoform X2: MASEGESINLQGMNSQLRINGPMNINHYATKKSVAESMLDVALFMANVTQLKAVLEQGTSFQYYTTLIVLISISLFFQVMIGILLIITARLNLNDVAKQPRLNILNNAATALIFITVILNIFITAFGVQKTGLYPTRNFRPY
- the NINJ2 gene encoding ninjurin-2 isoform X1; translated protein: MASEGESINLQTILNHLAPSLQGMNSQLRINGPMNINHYATKKSVAESMLDVALFMANVTQLKAVLEQGTSFQYYTTLIVLISISLFFQVMIGILLIITARLNLNDVAKQPRLNILNNAATALIFITVILNIFITAFGVQKTGLYPTRNFRPY